The following coding sequences are from one Saprospiraceae bacterium window:
- a CDS encoding valine--tRNA ligase: MAISENDIKYQPNRIEEKWYTHWENRSYFSSKPDERQAYTIVIPPPNITGVLHMGHMLNNTIQDLLIRRARLQGKNACWVPGTDHASIATEAKVVRMLREKGIKKSDLSREEFLKYSFEWKEKYGGIILQQLRKLGASCDWDRTAFTMDEARSKQVIRSFVDLYNKGKLYRGKRMINWDPDAKTVLSNEEVIYYEENAQLFYLFYKLEGSNEGITIATQRPETIMADVAVAVHPGDPRYQHMHGRKVIIPLINRAIPIVCDDYVDPEFGTGALKITPAHDQNDYEIGLKHKLPIIDILNEDGSLNSEAEILVGMDRFEARKKIKPLLEEAGLLVKVEPYRTNIGRSERTNSVVEPRLSLQWYVDMKSLSGPALNSVLDGEIEFLPDNLKNTYKHWLENIRDWCISRQLWWGHRVPAYYYQDEVFVAESIEEALALAKSKFPDDQIAQHDLRQDEDVLDTWFSSWLWPFSVFEREEDLRYYYPTSVLVTGWDIIFLWVARMIMAGFEWQGTRPFEKVYFTGMVRDKLRRKMSKSLGNSPDALELIDKYGADGVRFGMLSSSPAGGDLLFDEKLCEQGSSFSNKIWNARILVGNWTGDPQLEPSKSDLLALNWIQNKFNFIVVETNRSYEQLKLSEILKILYSFIWDDFCGFYLEAIKPKKDQAISQEILNQTISIFERICTILHPFMPFITEETWHRLKPRKEGDDCMVSSYPSESSNDVGVIQIVEELRGVLTQISALRQKHSVKNAVTVPLYILEQEGFSNLSYVDGASELLQKLANLEFVQTTKAEINEAQSFLGLRNKYFVILPVEMNVEDEKQKLQEQISYTKGFISSVEKKLANEKFVQNAAPDVVEKERQKMSDGLTRLKALEDSLLKLN, from the coding sequence ATGGCTATATCAGAAAATGATATCAAGTATCAACCCAACAGGATTGAAGAAAAGTGGTATACACATTGGGAAAATAGGAGTTACTTTTCTTCCAAACCCGATGAAAGACAGGCATATACCATTGTCATTCCGCCTCCGAATATAACTGGGGTATTGCATATGGGTCATATGTTGAATAATACCATTCAGGATTTACTCATCAGAAGAGCAAGATTGCAGGGAAAAAATGCTTGCTGGGTTCCGGGAACAGATCACGCATCGATAGCAACTGAAGCAAAAGTTGTTCGAATGCTCAGAGAAAAAGGGATTAAAAAATCAGATTTAAGCAGAGAAGAATTTCTGAAATATTCTTTTGAATGGAAGGAAAAGTATGGAGGTATCATCCTGCAGCAATTGAGAAAACTGGGAGCGTCATGTGACTGGGATCGAACCGCATTTACCATGGATGAGGCTCGCTCAAAACAGGTTATTCGTTCCTTTGTGGATTTGTACAACAAAGGCAAATTGTACAGAGGCAAAAGGATGATCAATTGGGATCCTGATGCAAAGACCGTACTCTCCAATGAAGAGGTCATTTATTACGAAGAAAATGCTCAATTATTTTATCTATTCTACAAGTTGGAAGGATCAAATGAAGGAATAACAATTGCGACACAGAGGCCAGAAACGATTATGGCAGATGTCGCTGTAGCTGTTCATCCTGGTGATCCAAGATATCAACACATGCATGGTCGTAAGGTAATCATCCCTTTGATCAATCGAGCGATTCCAATAGTTTGTGACGATTATGTGGATCCCGAATTTGGTACAGGCGCACTCAAAATTACTCCAGCCCATGACCAGAACGATTACGAGATAGGATTGAAACATAAATTGCCGATCATTGATATTTTGAATGAAGATGGCAGTCTGAATTCGGAGGCAGAGATTTTGGTAGGGATGGATAGATTTGAGGCGAGAAAAAAAATCAAACCTTTACTCGAAGAAGCAGGTTTGCTAGTGAAAGTAGAGCCATATAGGACAAATATAGGCCGTTCAGAACGAACAAATTCTGTGGTAGAACCAAGACTCAGTTTGCAATGGTATGTTGACATGAAATCTCTTTCTGGTCCTGCATTAAATTCAGTTTTGGATGGTGAGATCGAATTTTTGCCAGACAATTTGAAAAATACCTACAAGCATTGGTTAGAAAATATAAGAGATTGGTGTATTTCAAGACAATTGTGGTGGGGGCATCGTGTTCCTGCTTATTATTATCAAGACGAAGTGTTTGTTGCAGAGTCTATTGAAGAGGCTTTAGCACTTGCGAAGAGTAAATTCCCGGACGATCAAATAGCGCAACATGATTTGCGTCAGGATGAGGATGTCCTGGACACATGGTTTTCTTCATGGCTTTGGCCATTTTCAGTATTTGAAAGAGAAGAGGACTTGCGATATTATTACCCAACATCCGTGTTAGTGACAGGTTGGGATATAATTTTTTTATGGGTAGCGCGCATGATCATGGCTGGATTTGAATGGCAGGGTACCCGCCCTTTTGAGAAAGTCTATTTTACTGGGATGGTCCGCGACAAATTGAGACGCAAAATGAGTAAATCTCTGGGCAATTCTCCCGATGCTCTAGAGTTGATTGACAAGTACGGTGCTGATGGTGTCCGTTTTGGAATGTTATCATCATCACCTGCCGGAGGTGACTTGCTTTTTGATGAAAAATTATGCGAGCAGGGGAGCAGTTTTAGCAATAAAATATGGAATGCCCGCATTTTAGTTGGAAACTGGACGGGTGATCCGCAACTTGAACCAAGTAAATCTGATTTACTCGCTTTGAATTGGATTCAAAACAAATTCAATTTCATCGTCGTCGAGACAAATCGAAGTTATGAGCAATTGAAGCTTTCGGAAATATTAAAGATTTTATATTCTTTCATTTGGGATGATTTTTGTGGATTTTATCTTGAAGCGATCAAACCTAAAAAAGATCAGGCCATCTCGCAAGAGATTCTCAACCAAACGATTTCAATTTTTGAAAGAATTTGCACTATTTTGCATCCATTCATGCCCTTCATTACCGAAGAAACCTGGCATAGATTAAAACCACGAAAAGAGGGCGATGATTGCATGGTATCGTCATACCCTTCAGAATCCTCTAATGATGTTGGTGTGATCCAAATTGTCGAAGAATTGAGAGGAGTTTTGACCCAAATTTCCGCACTTAGACAGAAACATTCTGTGAAAAATGCTGTCACGGTACCATTGTATATCTTGGAACAAGAAGGATTTTCTAATCTAAGCTATGTCGATGGGGCATCAGAATTATTACAAAAATTGGCTAATCTTGAATTTGTTCAGACCACAAAAGCAGAAATCAATGAGGCACAATCTTTTTTGGGATTAAGGAACAAGTATTTTGTCATCCTTCCTGTTGAAATGAATGTGGAAGATGAAAAGCAAAAATTACAGGAGCAGATCAGTTATACCAAAGGATTTATTTCCAGCGTAGAAAAGAAACTGGCAAATGAAAAATTTGTGCAAAATGCAGCGCCTGATGTAGTCGAGAAGGAACGACAAAAAATGTCCGATGGGTTGACCAGACTGAAAGCTTTGGAAGATAGCCTGTTGAAGTTGAATTAA
- a CDS encoding tetratricopeptide repeat protein: MAKGYRASKVNPQNTVRGNQADETIIDLSEVKTSAEHYYGAHKNTILGIAGGLILLVGGYFAYKFLYSEPRNKEALEQMYQAEFLFEKDSFEMALNNPGAGFPGFKEISENYSGTDAGNLAKYYAAICNLKLGNYQEAKDFISSYKASGNIMPIMKEGITGDIQAEMNDFEGARDSYKKASKVVENDFLTPFYLKKLGLLSEKLGDNSTALEAYKEIKNKYPESPDGNNIEKFIIALEK; the protein is encoded by the coding sequence ATGGCAAAAGGATATCGCGCTAGTAAAGTAAATCCACAAAATACTGTCAGAGGCAATCAAGCGGACGAAACCATCATAGATCTTTCTGAAGTAAAGACCTCTGCAGAGCATTATTATGGTGCTCACAAAAACACAATACTTGGAATAGCAGGCGGCCTAATACTGCTTGTAGGCGGATACTTTGCCTATAAGTTTCTTTATAGCGAACCTAGAAACAAGGAAGCTTTGGAGCAAATGTATCAAGCTGAGTTTTTATTCGAAAAAGACTCATTTGAAATGGCCCTGAACAATCCGGGAGCGGGTTTCCCTGGTTTTAAAGAAATCTCTGAAAATTATAGCGGTACTGATGCAGGAAACCTAGCAAAATATTATGCGGCAATATGCAACCTAAAACTTGGTAACTACCAGGAAGCTAAAGATTTTATTTCTTCCTACAAAGCTTCAGGTAATATCATGCCAATAATGAAAGAAGGAATCACAGGAGATATCCAAGCTGAGATGAACGATTTCGAAGGAGCACGAGACAGTTACAAAAAAGCCAGTAAAGTAGTTGAGAACGATTTCCTGACACCGTTCTATTTGAAAAAATTGGGACTGCTGTCTGAAAAGCTGGGAGACAATTCTACGGCATTAGAAGCATACAAGGAAATTAAGAATAAATACCCTGAGTCCCCTGACGGAAATAACATAGAAAAATTCATCATTGCTTTAGAGAAGTAA
- a CDS encoding MBL fold metallo-hydrolase, translated as MILSIHSIETGKFKLDGGAMFGVVPKTMWSKLNPPDETNMCTWAMRCLLIRTETRNILIDTGMGTKQDEKFRSFFHPHGSDDLMSSLYKLGIQKEDITDVLLTHLHFDHCGGAVSKKPSGELVPSFPQAKYWSNALHWQWAKSPNDREKASFLKENFIPLEEQGLVEFINISSHDHSWLEGISLRFVYGHTEAMMLAFIPFQDKTYVYCADLLPSSYHISIPFIMAYDIRPLISLEEKNRLLQEAVEFGHILILEHDPDHAACTVKKNDQGRIVLDQYRDL; from the coding sequence ATGATTCTATCTATTCATTCTATAGAAACAGGTAAATTCAAACTGGATGGAGGTGCTATGTTTGGCGTGGTACCAAAGACCATGTGGTCAAAACTCAACCCACCAGATGAAACCAATATGTGTACATGGGCAATGAGGTGTCTGTTGATCCGTACGGAAACACGAAATATTCTCATAGATACCGGCATGGGAACAAAGCAAGATGAAAAGTTCAGATCATTTTTTCATCCTCATGGTTCGGATGACCTAATGTCCTCCTTGTATAAGCTTGGAATCCAGAAAGAAGACATCACTGACGTTTTACTGACTCACCTGCATTTCGATCACTGTGGTGGAGCGGTAAGCAAAAAACCTTCAGGAGAATTGGTTCCAAGCTTTCCTCAAGCTAAATATTGGAGCAATGCATTGCATTGGCAATGGGCAAAATCTCCAAACGACCGGGAAAAAGCTTCATTTCTGAAAGAAAACTTCATTCCATTAGAAGAACAAGGACTAGTTGAGTTCATAAACATTTCGAGCCATGATCACAGCTGGTTAGAAGGGATTAGTCTGCGATTCGTTTATGGTCATACAGAAGCGATGATGCTTGCTTTCATTCCATTTCAGGATAAAACTTATGTGTATTGTGCGGATTTACTTCCATCCTCTTATCACATATCCATACCTTTTATAATGGCTTATGACATCAGGCCACTGATCAGTCTAGAAGAAAAAAATAGATTGCTACAAGAAGCTGTTGAATTTGGGCATATACTCATCTTAGAACATGACCCGGATCATGCTGCATGTACTGTTAAAAAAAATGACCAAGGGCGGATTGTATTAGATCAATACCGAGATCTCTGA
- the ribH gene encoding 6,7-dimethyl-8-ribityllumazine synthase, whose translation MGLAPTPIDFSQVDLLYLRSISLGIICSEWNESITSLLLSNCLDRLHELGFKDSQLFICRVPGVFEIPIASKWVLELPQIDGVITLGCVIKGETSHDDVLNHAVSKTLLHIQIKYSKPLALGILTVNNLEQAKSRTIGPVSKKGEECADVICKMLLLKRTIQI comes from the coding sequence ATGGGCCTTGCTCCTACTCCTATTGACTTCTCCCAAGTTGATTTACTTTACCTTCGTTCGATTTCCTTGGGAATCATTTGTTCGGAGTGGAATGAAAGCATTACCTCATTACTACTCTCTAACTGCCTTGATCGATTGCACGAACTTGGCTTTAAGGATTCGCAACTATTTATTTGTAGAGTTCCGGGAGTATTTGAAATTCCTATAGCATCAAAATGGGTGCTTGAGCTTCCACAGATAGATGGTGTTATAACACTTGGTTGCGTGATCAAAGGAGAAACAAGCCATGATGATGTTCTCAACCACGCTGTGTCTAAAACTTTGTTACATATTCAAATAAAATACTCCAAACCTCTCGCTTTGGGAATTCTCACTGTCAATAATCTAGAGCAAGCAAAATCAAGGACCATCGGACCTGTTTCCAAAAAAGGCGAAGAGTGTGCTGATGTTATCTGTAAGATGTTGCTTCTCAAGAGGACGATACAAATTTGA
- a CDS encoding glycosyltransferase family 2 protein, which yields MEIQSLQFFNKERLPESAKTVFSILIPTWNNLEYIQLCVESIQKNSAYPHQIILIINEGIDGTSQWAKEKEVADYVLANENIGICFGLNSARKLILSPYVMYMNDDMYVLPSWDVPLVDTIIEIPHKMWMLSATMIEGIDTGNQCVVVRNFGSNPSTFNRESCDREYQNLVRNDWAGSTWPPNVMPLELWDLVGGMSVEFSPGMYSDPDLSHKLFLAGVRYFKGVGSSLVYHFGSKSTGRIRKNKGRLQFLRKWNYSANYFLHSILHLGEHFQELPKEPPKLPLSVKLKSVFKLIRGIQD from the coding sequence ATGGAAATTCAGAGCTTACAATTTTTCAACAAAGAGCGATTGCCGGAGTCAGCGAAAACGGTTTTTAGCATATTAATACCTACCTGGAACAACTTAGAATATATTCAACTCTGTGTCGAATCCATACAAAAAAACTCAGCCTATCCGCATCAAATCATTTTGATTATCAACGAAGGAATAGACGGCACATCCCAGTGGGCAAAAGAAAAGGAAGTAGCTGATTATGTCCTGGCAAATGAAAATATAGGAATCTGTTTTGGATTAAATTCTGCCCGAAAATTGATACTCTCTCCCTACGTGATGTACATGAATGATGATATGTATGTTTTACCCAGTTGGGATGTGCCTTTGGTAGATACCATAATTGAAATTCCTCACAAGATGTGGATGCTTTCTGCCACCATGATTGAAGGAATAGATACTGGAAACCAGTGCGTCGTCGTACGCAATTTTGGATCCAATCCCTCTACATTTAACAGAGAAAGCTGTGATCGGGAATATCAAAATTTAGTGCGCAATGACTGGGCAGGAAGCACATGGCCGCCTAATGTCATGCCATTGGAGTTGTGGGATCTTGTTGGTGGAATGAGTGTCGAGTTTAGTCCTGGAATGTATTCAGACCCTGATTTGTCCCACAAATTATTTTTGGCAGGAGTGCGATATTTCAAAGGTGTTGGCTCAAGTCTGGTTTATCATTTCGGATCAAAATCCACAGGAAGAATACGTAAAAACAAAGGAAGATTGCAATTCCTGAGAAAATGGAATTATAGCGCCAATTACTTTCTTCATTCCATACTGCACCTTGGTGAACATTTTCAAGAATTGCCAAAGGAGCCACCAAAGTTACCCTTGTCCGTGAAATTGAAATCTGTATTTAAATTAATCCGAGGTATACAAGATTAA
- a CDS encoding T9SS type A sorting domain-containing protein: protein MKIHIFIVCCFIFSLPSKSQRCQAGQQFIHTSDGAKLSPRDQTLYVQTVFHIISEDSSHSISNDKIFQQLQILNDFYSNRNLSQDPTLPEVYRKLAACPKIHFCLANMDPLGNPTTAITKTQTTIQNIGCRQNMTTYFVMKESLGGIDIWDPAKYLNIFIADRADCTLGEAVLPEDATKSKDGIIIDPRFFGYNFLHSPYHLGLTLVHEVGHYLGLLHLSPNENCSSDDGISDTPIQETNYRDCPEYPQFSCGNEAMVQNIMCLVDDYCMKFFTKGQCERMRTVLLTQRANVTMNNCQSQNIDSKDDWRIINIYDGWLLKYQGNPISALHYKLFNINGQLIHHHTFRDQQTFYIPEQGLTLPSGVYIIELNYENRYSVLKLIH, encoded by the coding sequence ATGAAAATACATATTTTCATAGTATGTTGTTTCATATTCTCTCTTCCTTCCAAATCACAAAGATGTCAGGCAGGACAGCAATTTATTCACACATCTGACGGTGCAAAGCTATCTCCTAGAGACCAAACTTTATATGTACAAACTGTATTTCATATCATTTCGGAAGACAGCTCACACAGTATCAGCAATGATAAAATTTTCCAGCAACTGCAAATTCTGAACGATTTTTACAGCAATAGAAATCTGAGCCAAGATCCGACATTGCCAGAAGTATATCGAAAATTGGCGGCCTGTCCTAAAATACATTTTTGTCTGGCAAATATGGATCCATTAGGAAATCCAACAACTGCAATCACTAAAACACAAACCACCATTCAAAATATTGGATGCAGACAGAATATGACCACCTATTTTGTCATGAAAGAATCTTTAGGAGGAATAGATATATGGGACCCGGCAAAATACCTGAATATTTTCATTGCTGATAGAGCTGACTGCACGCTTGGTGAAGCTGTGCTTCCGGAAGATGCAACTAAGAGCAAGGATGGAATAATCATAGACCCTCGGTTTTTTGGTTACAATTTCTTGCATTCACCTTACCATCTAGGATTGACTTTGGTCCATGAAGTTGGTCACTATCTCGGTCTGTTGCATCTAAGTCCAAATGAAAATTGCAGCTCGGATGATGGAATCTCAGATACTCCTATCCAGGAAACAAATTATAGGGACTGTCCGGAATATCCTCAATTCAGTTGTGGCAACGAAGCCATGGTGCAGAACATTATGTGTCTGGTAGATGACTATTGCATGAAATTTTTTACAAAAGGACAGTGCGAGAGAATGAGAACGGTTTTGCTCACACAAAGAGCTAATGTGACAATGAATAATTGTCAATCTCAAAACATTGATTCAAAAGATGATTGGAGAATTATCAATATATATGATGGGTGGCTGCTCAAATATCAAGGTAACCCGATTTCAGCATTACATTATAAATTATTTAATATAAATGGCCAGTTGATCCATCACCATACTTTTAGAGATCAACAAACTTTCTATATACCGGAACAGGGACTAACTTTGCCTTCCGGTGTTTACATTATCGAGTTAAATTATGAAAACAGATATTCAGTGTTAAAATTGATTCATTAA
- a CDS encoding aldehyde dehydrogenase family protein: protein MRENEIVENSIQAEFKSAPIEKVIQLRDEQKNYFRKGETKSLDFRVKTLKRIKLYILENQNKISEALWKDLKKSYEEAYMTELSLVMAELDLHIKKLKTWARDEKRPTPLFLFPSRSKVILEPLGVSLIIAPWNYPFLLVMAPLIGSISAGNCSVIKPSPDAKFTALFMDQMIRDLFDEHYVSCILGGKELNEFILTLQWDHIFFTGSIRVGKIVMQSASKYLTPITLELGGKSPCVINKGANIEIAARRIAWGKTINAGQTCIAPDYILIHQSLKEEFVKHFKSCIQSMYGGSVGSSHFYPRIINKSSFDRLVSYLTDGRVIYGGQYSESDLFISPTLMDQIQVDARIMQDEIFGPLLPILSFEENEEALNEINKHDKPLAFYYFGPESGSVDFLNCISSGSACINETVLHFANSRLPFGGVSGSGFGKYHGKESFLAFSNKKSVLTTPVWIDLPFRYPPFKYFKWIKKLL from the coding sequence ATGCGGGAGAACGAAATAGTGGAAAATTCAATTCAAGCGGAATTCAAATCAGCTCCAATCGAGAAAGTAATTCAATTAAGAGATGAGCAAAAGAATTATTTTAGAAAAGGGGAAACCAAGAGTTTGGATTTTAGGGTAAAAACATTAAAAAGAATAAAACTATATATTCTTGAGAACCAAAATAAAATTTCAGAAGCTCTTTGGAAAGATTTGAAAAAATCCTATGAGGAAGCATATATGACTGAGCTTAGTTTGGTGATGGCCGAACTCGATCTTCATATCAAAAAATTAAAGACTTGGGCTAGGGATGAAAAACGTCCAACACCTTTATTTTTGTTTCCATCGAGGTCAAAAGTTATACTTGAACCATTGGGGGTAAGTTTGATCATTGCTCCTTGGAATTATCCATTTCTTTTAGTGATGGCACCATTGATAGGGTCAATTTCAGCAGGGAATTGCTCAGTCATTAAACCATCTCCGGATGCTAAATTCACTGCCTTATTCATGGATCAGATGATTCGTGATTTATTTGATGAACATTATGTATCCTGTATCTTGGGAGGGAAGGAATTAAATGAGTTTATATTGACACTACAATGGGATCATATTTTTTTTACTGGAAGCATCCGTGTTGGGAAAATTGTTATGCAGTCTGCTTCAAAATATTTAACTCCAATCACATTGGAGCTCGGTGGAAAGAGCCCCTGTGTAATTAACAAAGGGGCGAACATCGAAATAGCAGCTAGAAGAATTGCTTGGGGCAAGACTATCAATGCAGGCCAAACCTGTATTGCTCCAGACTACATTTTGATCCACCAATCTCTCAAAGAAGAATTTGTGAAGCATTTCAAATCTTGTATCCAATCCATGTATGGAGGCTCAGTGGGATCTAGCCATTTTTATCCTCGAATTATCAATAAATCTTCATTCGATCGACTTGTATCCTATCTTACTGATGGTAGGGTGATTTACGGTGGTCAGTATTCCGAATCAGATCTTTTTATTTCTCCTACTTTGATGGATCAAATACAAGTCGATGCAAGGATTATGCAGGATGAAATATTTGGACCTCTATTACCTATTTTAAGCTTTGAAGAGAATGAAGAAGCTTTAAATGAAATCAATAAACATGACAAGCCTCTGGCTTTCTATTATTTTGGCCCTGAATCCGGTTCGGTTGATTTTTTGAATTGCATTTCATCGGGTAGCGCTTGTATTAATGAAACTGTTTTGCATTTTGCCAATTCAAGACTACCTTTTGGTGGCGTATCAGGAAGTGGATTTGGAAAATATCACGGAAAAGAAAGCTTTCTTGCATTCAGCAATAAAAAGTCAGTGCTCACTACGCCCGTTTGGATTGATCTGCCATTTCGATATCCACCTTTTAAGTATTTTAAATGGATCAAAAAACTACTATGA
- a CDS encoding N-acetyltransferase — protein MTKSGLTWRSWHSLDACASLWESLEGLPVAISYDYLSAIECRPPDKMSFIYVVLFKEERPLGLAYFQLVDFSAAKSLKLPQDKSCNSFFSAFVQTTKKMLAAHISFKALINGNLLSSGPHGFYFLPEVPCRDREEIMMEMIDQLFIEEKVLKEVSVCLLKDLPASKRFQVQRTLRKFKFFEFQIQPGMRFFVREDWNEFSDYLDELESKYRLRIKKTLEKSKDLSIRKVQAQELHKWNSVLYEMYLEILDNAGFNMVKLHPNYFIEFKSKLQDAGEVIVFFEDELPIGFCSYILNGDEMLAHFVGYRKQKNAGYQIYSNILLVLIQEAIRLKLNSIDFARTALEIKSSVGAQSEQLYCYISHHSKIYNHFIPMLLQCLQPENEWVERSPFKKGKSPLKVPQV, from the coding sequence TTGACAAAATCGGGTTTGACTTGGAGGTCATGGCATTCACTGGATGCCTGTGCTTCACTATGGGAATCTCTGGAGGGCTTACCTGTTGCAATCTCCTACGATTACCTGTCTGCTATCGAGTGTAGGCCGCCAGATAAAATGAGCTTTATCTATGTAGTCCTTTTCAAAGAAGAACGGCCCTTAGGATTGGCTTATTTCCAACTGGTTGATTTTTCTGCCGCAAAAAGCTTGAAACTACCTCAGGACAAAAGCTGCAATTCTTTCTTTAGTGCTTTCGTCCAGACAACCAAGAAAATGCTTGCGGCTCACATTTCTTTCAAAGCTTTGATCAATGGAAATCTACTTTCATCTGGGCCCCATGGATTTTATTTCCTTCCTGAAGTGCCTTGCAGAGATCGGGAAGAGATCATGATGGAGATGATTGATCAACTCTTTATTGAAGAAAAAGTCTTAAAGGAAGTTTCAGTTTGCCTACTAAAGGATCTTCCGGCAAGCAAGAGGTTTCAAGTGCAAAGAACATTGCGGAAATTCAAATTTTTTGAGTTTCAGATTCAGCCTGGAATGCGATTTTTTGTTCGGGAAGATTGGAATGAATTTTCAGACTACCTGGATGAGCTAGAAAGTAAGTACCGCCTTCGTATTAAAAAAACTCTTGAAAAATCTAAAGACTTAAGCATTCGTAAAGTTCAGGCTCAGGAACTCCATAAATGGAATTCCGTATTATACGAAATGTATCTGGAAATTCTCGATAATGCAGGCTTCAATATGGTGAAGCTTCACCCCAATTATTTTATTGAGTTCAAAAGTAAGTTACAGGATGCCGGCGAGGTGATCGTTTTTTTTGAAGACGAGTTACCTATTGGTTTTTGCAGTTATATTTTGAATGGAGATGAAATGTTGGCTCATTTTGTTGGTTACAGGAAGCAGAAAAACGCTGGATATCAAATATACTCAAATATCCTTCTTGTACTAATACAAGAGGCCATTCGTCTGAAATTAAATTCGATTGATTTTGCGCGCACAGCATTAGAAATTAAAAGCTCTGTTGGTGCCCAAAGTGAGCAGTTGTATTGTTATATTTCACACCATTCCAAGATATACAATCATTTTATTCCTATGTTATTGCAATGTTTGCAACCGGAAAATGAGTGGGTAGAAAGAAGCCCTTTCAAAAAGGGCAAATCCCCTTTAAAAGTTCCGCAGGTCTAA